From uncultured Pseudodesulfovibrio sp.:
GTTCGCTGCCACCGGCCTGACTCCGACAAAAAGCGACTGCGTCAATGCTCCTTACATCGAAGAATTTCCGCTGGTCATCGAATGCGAACTGACCGGCACGTATGAACAGGGCATCCACACTCTGCTCATCGGCGAAATAAAAGATGTTAAGTGCGACGAAGACAAACTCGTTGACGGCAAACACCCTGATCCTGAAAAGATCCTTCCTCTGGTTTTCAGCCCCGGCACTCGCGCCTACCACACTGTTTCAAAATTCGTGGGGCAGGGTTTCAGTATCGGTAAAAAATACATAAAAAAATAGACGGTGAATATGACCCGGCATGCCATTGCGCTTGTTCTGACGCTTCTTCTATTCGCGGGTTGCGCTGCACAAGACCCAAACGCCCCCGTTCTTGATCTGATCGAACTGGAACAAAATGCGGGTGCGTATCATGGCCTGCCGGTCAATTCCCCACTCATTTCAGCCGAAGCCCAGCAGCAAGCCTTTGACGATTTTCTGAAGAAACACTTCGGTCCTTGGGAACAAATCGAACCCAAACACCCGGCGGATGAGGCTTTCTGGGGATTGGCAGTGTACGGCCACAAAAAGCTGTACGGGGAGAATACGCTACTTCGCGATCCTCGCTGGATACTCAATCTAACCGAAGCCTCTCAGGTTGGGACTTATCCTTCCATGGGCCGACGCGCCATTGCCGTGACCAACACAAACATGCGGGTACTCCCCACCAATCAACCGGTATTCTATGATTTCAAACGGGCCGGAGAAGGATTCCCCTTCGACTACATGCAAA
This genomic window contains:
- a CDS encoding flavin reductase family protein, which encodes MKKSLGPKTLAQPAPVWAVGAYDEDNKPNAMIAAWGGICSSDPASLTVSLRPSRHTYAGIMKHKAFTVSVCPEYLAAESDFLGMVSGKKVDKFAATGLTPTKSDCVNAPYIEEFPLVIECELTGTYEQGIHTLLIGEIKDVKCDEDKLVDGKHPDPEKILPLVFSPGTRAYHTVSKFVGQGFSIGKKYIKK